GCCGAACAGGCCTCCCATCAGCTCACCTTCGACCCCGTCGACGAGAAGCTGCGCCGTATCGAGGAGGTCGCGGACCGGGCGCGGGCCAAGTTCGGGCCGCACGCGGTGATGCCGGGGACGCTGGCGGCGTAACGCCCCTTTCTCCTGGGCTCAGTTGGCCCACGGCGGGGTGATGACCGTGCCGTCGGCCATCGTCGCCGACAGGCCGATGGACGTGGTGACCCAGGTGACAGCGGTCTCGTCGGTCGGGTTCTCGACGCTCAGCGTCGCGCCGGGGTTGACGATCACCGTGTCGCCCGGGGTGAGCCGGTGGGTGTCGCCGTCGAGGGTGATCAGGAGTGCGCCGGCGAGGAGGTGGAGGATCTCCTCACGGTTCACCGTGTGCGCGGGCGCCTTGGTCCCCGCCGGGATCTCACCGCGCCAGGCGCACAGCTCCTTGCTGCCGGTGAGGGGAGTGGCGTACGAGACGAACCGGGCGCCGTGGATCTCGTGGGTGACGGCTGCGGACGGGTGGATGACTGGCATGAGTACCCCCGGAGTGGACGATCGGAAGATGGTCAAGCAACTTGACTATGTGCTCCTATGGTCAAGCTGATTGACCAATTCGTCAAGGGTGTTTCAATGCGGGGGTGCAGAACTCCGAAGCCCTCGCCCTGACCGCCGTCCTGCTCGCCGCCGCGGGTGAGCTGACGCAGCGCATCAATGACGGTGTCGTCGCGCGCGGGTTCGACGCGCGGCCCGCCTACGGGTTCGCGTTCACCCGGCTCTCCGCGGGCGGCGCCACGGCCACCGAGCTCGCCGCGCACCTCGGGGTGACCAAGCAGGCCGCCAGTCAGCTCGTCGACGACCTGGTGCGCAAGGGGTATGCGGAGCGGCGGGCGCATCCCGGGGACGCGCGGGCCCGGCTCGTCGTGCTGACCGAGCGGGGCTGGGCGTGCACGCGGGCCGCCGAGGAGGCCGCCGCGGACGCCGTCCGGCCGTGGGTCGAACTGCTCGGTGAGGGTGAAGTGCGGGCGTTGCGTGATCAATTGGCGCGTATCGCGCCCTATGGTCCGATCAGGCCCGCCTGGTGACGGTTCCTCTGTAGTCCCGCTCGTCTCCGGCTAGCGCTGGAAGTTTTTACTGGCGCGTAACTTCACAACTGCACTACCCGTCCGTAACTTGACGAGTGAACAGCATCCTCGTGATCCGGATCACAGGGCGTAAGGCCATCGCAACTCCCTTGAGCCGCAAGGAGATCACCCGATGCTGCCCTGGAAACGACTGCTCAGACCCCTGACCGCGCTGCTGCTGACCGCCACGGTCGCCGTCGTCCCCGCCACCGCCGCCCACGCCGCCGACGCCCCCCACTCCGGCTGGAACGACTTCTCCTGCAAGCCCTCCACCACCCATCCCCGCCCCGTCGTCCTGGTGCACGGCACCCTCGGCAACTCCGTCGACAACTGGCTCGGCCTCGCGCCCTACCTGGAGAACCGCGACTACTGCGTCTACTCCCTCGACTACGGCCAACTCCCCGGCGTCCCCGTCTTCAACGGCCTCGGCCCCGTCGACAAGTCGGCCCAGCAGCTCTCCGCCTTCGTCGACAAGGTGCTCGCCGCGACCGGCGCCGCCGAGACCGATGTCGTCGGCCACTCGCAGGGCGGCATGATGC
This DNA window, taken from Streptomyces sp. NBC_00663, encodes the following:
- a CDS encoding cupin domain-containing protein, which translates into the protein MPVIHPSAAVTHEIHGARFVSYATPLTGSKELCAWRGEIPAGTKAPAHTVNREEILHLLAGALLITLDGDTHRLTPGDTVIVNPGATLSVENPTDETAVTWVTTSIGLSATMADGTVITPPWAN
- a CDS encoding MarR family winged helix-turn-helix transcriptional regulator, whose product is MQNSEALALTAVLLAAAGELTQRINDGVVARGFDARPAYGFAFTRLSAGGATATELAAHLGVTKQAASQLVDDLVRKGYAERRAHPGDARARLVVLTERGWACTRAAEEAAADAVRPWVELLGEGEVRALRDQLARIAPYGPIRPAW